The following proteins are co-located in the Desulfatitalea tepidiphila genome:
- a CDS encoding MBL fold metallo-hydrolase has translation MSRSTINEADVYGHTSPTQTTIDINAQALKDLAADDLQDFEDARRGWIASVSDLKIVHPKGTAAWDQTAYRFVDGEAPPSVHPNLWRQAKLNNIHGLFEVAKGIYQLRGFDLANLTLIEGKTGWIVVDALTCRETATAALELAWKHLEPKPVVAMIFTHSHIDHFGDATAVIPAQDADNKKVRIVAPQGFMEESISESVLAGGGYGGDGYQGEPRVD, from the coding sequence ATGTCACGATCAACCATCAATGAGGCTGACGTCTACGGCCACACGTCACCGACGCAAACCACCATCGACATTAACGCCCAGGCACTAAAAGATCTTGCTGCGGATGACCTTCAGGACTTTGAAGATGCCCGTCGGGGATGGATCGCAAGTGTCTCCGACCTGAAAATCGTCCATCCCAAGGGCACCGCGGCCTGGGACCAGACGGCCTATCGATTCGTCGACGGCGAGGCGCCGCCCAGCGTCCATCCCAACCTCTGGCGTCAGGCCAAGCTGAACAACATTCATGGTTTGTTCGAAGTGGCCAAAGGCATCTATCAGTTGCGCGGGTTCGATCTGGCCAACCTCACCCTCATCGAGGGCAAAACCGGGTGGATCGTCGTTGATGCGCTGACATGTCGAGAGACGGCAACGGCGGCCCTTGAATTGGCCTGGAAGCATCTGGAACCCAAACCGGTCGTGGCCATGATCTTCACTCACAGCCATATCGATCATTTTGGGGACGCCACGGCAGTCATTCCAGCGCAGGATGCGGATAATAAAAAGGTCCGTATCGTTGCACCCCAGGGATTCATGGAAGAGTCCATCAGCGAATCGGTTCTGGCAGGTGGAGGCTATGGTGGAGATGGCTATCAAGGCGAACCAAGAGTCGATTAA